The genomic DNA CGACGGCGTACACGATTCGGCGGCCGACCCCTGGCGCATGAGGTACATGGCGCCAATAGATCCATGCGGCCCAAGGCAGGAGGATCAAGACTTCGATCAAGAGGGTAAGCGTCGGCGCGAACCTTCCCAACAAAGAGAACGCGCTGCTCCCGACGAAGCCGGCCAGCACCTGAATCAACGGCGAGGCAATGACCCATAGTGCGACATGCAAACCGAGCCGCCAGCCAGCCTTCATCGCAGTGCCTCGCCTTTGAAGAAGTGCAGGGGCATGGGTTGCTCCCATCCGGGAGTCTGGTAGCCAGCCACGCGGACATCCGGCACGTAACCCATCAGGCTTCGCAGAAGCGCCGTCCATGGAGCGTGAAGCTCGGCTCCGAGTGCTGTGCGCGCCCGACCGAATTGGTGTCCGATGACATTGTTCTCTCCCTTTGATTGGCCAGTTGCCCTGGCTCATTCGCCGCATGATATCGAACGATCCGGCCGGTTCGGTCGCGCAGCCGCTTGACTTGCCATCCATGATGTTGGATATTCCTCCGACATCATGGAAAATCAGCCATCCAGCCTCAACGATCGCATCGCGCAGCGCGTGCGAGACCTTCGCGCCGACCGCGGCCTTTCTCTCGAGGCGCTCGCGGCGCATTGCGGCGTCAGCCGCTCGATGATCTCGCTCATCGAGCGGGGCGAAAGCAGCCCGACGGCGGTGCTGCTCGAAAAACTTGCGACCGGCCTCGGCGTTCCGCTGGCGTCGCTGTTCGATGTACCCCTGCCCGAGCCAGGACCGGTGTCGCGGCTGGCCGACCAGCCGCAATGGCGTGATCCGCATTCGGGCTATGTGCGCCGCAACGTGTCGCCCGGCGGCTCCGCATCGCCGATCCATATCGTCGAGGTTCTTTTTCCGCCCAAGGCGCGCGTGGCCTACGAAACCGGCGCGCGGGAACCCCAGGTTCACCAGCAGGTGTGGGTGCTCGAAGGAAGCATCGAAGTCACGCTTGGCGACGATCGCCACCGGCTCGGCGCGGGCGACTGCCTGGCGCTGGTGCTCGACCGCCCCACCAGCTATTACAACCCCACGCGGCAGATCGCGCGCTATGCCGTCGTGATCGCCACCTCGCCTTCTTCCTGGAGATGACATGACAAAGCCAGCAGCAACCCCCGCGCCGCGCATCCGCGTTCTCTCCAGCGTGGACGACGCACATGTCCGCCAGCTGGCCGACGTGCTCGTCGACTGCGTCGAAGGCGGCGCCTCGGTCAGCTTCATGCTGCCGCTGACACGCGAGCGCGCACTGGCCTTCTGGCGCCACGTGGCCGAGGGCGTGGCAGGCGGAGAACGCGCACTGTTGGTGGCCGAAGACGCGCAAGGCATCGTCGGCACGGTGCAGCTGGTGCTCGCACAACCCGAGAACCAGCCGCACCGCGCCGAGGTCTCGAAGA from Variovorax sp. V93 includes the following:
- a CDS encoding helix-turn-helix domain-containing protein, which produces MENQPSSLNDRIAQRVRDLRADRGLSLEALAAHCGVSRSMISLIERGESSPTAVLLEKLATGLGVPLASLFDVPLPEPGPVSRLADQPQWRDPHSGYVRRNVSPGGSASPIHIVEVLFPPKARVAYETGAREPQVHQQVWVLEGSIEVTLGDDRHRLGAGDCLALVLDRPTSYYNPTRQIARYAVVIATSPSSWR
- a CDS encoding N-acetyltransferase family protein, with protein sequence MTKPAATPAPRIRVLSSVDDAHVRQLADVLVDCVEGGASVSFMLPLTRERALAFWRHVAEGVAGGERALLVAEDAQGIVGTVQLVLAQPENQPHRAEVSKMLVHRRARRQGIGALLMQAAEQLAREYGKTLLVLDTSSAEAERLYARLGWARVGVVPGYALLPGGEPCDTTYFYRTLPDQRVAPQVR